A single genomic interval of Devosia oryziradicis harbors:
- the rimI gene encoding ribosomal protein S18-alanine N-acetyltransferase, which yields MIKLWMAPGGLHIEPGRMSDAKELARIHALGFYRGWPAGEFESFLGDADTPVYVACDPRRRIAGFALIRVVEDEAELLTIAVDPKWRGKRIGQALMKAVFDDLLLSPARKMFLEVSEENAPAIKLYQREGFATISTRKGYYPKADGSQATALVMARDLG from the coding sequence ATGATCAAGCTGTGGATGGCCCCAGGTGGCCTGCATATCGAGCCCGGCAGGATGAGCGATGCCAAGGAACTGGCGCGCATCCATGCGCTGGGCTTCTACCGCGGCTGGCCGGCGGGCGAGTTCGAAAGCTTCCTGGGCGATGCCGATACGCCGGTTTACGTGGCCTGCGACCCCAGGCGTCGCATCGCCGGCTTCGCGCTGATCCGCGTGGTCGAGGACGAGGCGGAACTCCTCACCATTGCCGTGGATCCCAAATGGCGCGGCAAACGCATCGGCCAGGCCCTGATGAAGGCGGTGTTCGACGACCTGCTGCTGTCGCCGGCGCGCAAGATGTTCCTCGAAGTGAGCGAGGAAAATGCGCCTGCCATCAAGCTCTACCAGCGTGAGGGTTTTGCCACCATTTCCACGCGCAAGGGCTATTATCCCAAGGCCGATGGGTCGCAGGCCACCGCGCTTGTCATGGCGCGTGATCTTGGGTAA
- a CDS encoding Fur family transcriptional regulator, with amino-acid sequence MRMTDQRRVIARVIEAASDHPDVEELYRRASAVDDRISLSTVYRTVNLFEEAGLVTKHDFKDGRARFELIPDEHHDHLIDIRSGMVIEFRNEEIEAIQEVIAKRLGYRLVDHRLELYAVPIESADKSKK; translated from the coding sequence ATGCGCATGACCGACCAGCGGCGCGTCATCGCGCGGGTGATCGAGGCGGCCTCGGACCACCCTGATGTCGAAGAACTCTACCGGCGCGCCTCCGCGGTGGACGACCGCATCTCGCTCTCGACCGTCTACCGGACCGTCAACCTGTTCGAGGAAGCCGGGCTCGTCACCAAGCATGACTTCAAGGATGGCCGGGCGAGGTTCGAGCTGATCCCGGACGAACACCACGATCACCTGATCGATATCCGCAGCGGCATGGTCATCGAGTTCCGCAACGAGGAAATCGAGGCCATCCAGGAGGTCATCGCCAAGCGGCTGGGCTATCGCCTGGTCGACCATCGGCTCGAACTCTATGCCGTTCCGATCGAAAGCGCCGACAAAAGCAAAAAATGA
- a CDS encoding lysophospholipid acyltransferase family protein, which translates to MIFRVLFFLFVLVPVMIVVIPAQAVINALKLPFWNVLPRFFHRIGCIFLGLRVNVVGKPATGRPTLLVSNHISWTDIVAVGSVADVTFVAKREVADWFFVGMMARLQKTIFVDRTRRSDTGRTASEMGAHMAGGNAVLLFAEGQSDIGTHVLPFRSALVGAAQHAMLAAGAQDVMIQPLTIAYTKLQGLPVGRTERSLIAWIKSKSAGRNIREILGGPTKEVTVAFGAPRPLRDTDNRKQVTKAAEDDVRAMLVALNRGRNLPAIRA; encoded by the coding sequence ATGATCTTCCGCGTCCTGTTCTTCCTCTTCGTGCTCGTGCCGGTGATGATTGTGGTCATACCGGCCCAGGCGGTGATCAACGCGCTCAAGCTGCCGTTCTGGAACGTGCTGCCGCGCTTCTTTCATCGGATCGGCTGCATCTTCCTGGGCCTGCGGGTCAACGTGGTGGGCAAGCCGGCGACCGGACGGCCGACCCTCTTGGTTTCCAACCACATTTCCTGGACCGACATCGTCGCCGTCGGCTCGGTGGCCGATGTCACCTTCGTCGCCAAGCGCGAGGTCGCCGACTGGTTTTTCGTGGGCATGATGGCGCGGCTGCAGAAGACCATCTTCGTCGATCGCACGCGGCGCAGCGATACCGGCCGCACCGCCTCGGAAATGGGTGCGCACATGGCGGGCGGAAATGCGGTGCTGCTGTTTGCCGAGGGCCAGTCCGATATCGGTACCCACGTGCTGCCGTTCCGCTCGGCGCTGGTCGGAGCGGCCCAGCATGCCATGCTGGCGGCGGGCGCCCAGGACGTCATGATCCAGCCGCTGACCATCGCCTATACCAAGCTGCAGGGACTGCCGGTGGGCCGCACCGAGCGGTCGTTGATCGCCTGGATCAAGTCCAAGTCGGCGGGCCGCAACATTCGCGAAATCCTGGGGGGGCCGACCAAGGAGGTCACGGTGGCCTTCGGTGCGCCGCGGCCGTTACGCGATACGGACAACCGCAAGCAGGTGACCAAGGCGGCCGAGGACGATGTACGGGCCATGCTGGTGGCGCTCAATCGCGGGCGGAACCTGCCGGCGATCAGGGCCTGA
- the pncB gene encoding nicotinate phosphoribosyltransferase: MATYTDIARRVYNHTWKLDPIVRSLLDTDFYKLLMLQMIWGLYPKVSATFSLINRTKSVRLADEIDIEELRAQLDHVRTLRFTKKEMIWLAGNSFYGSKQIFEPAFLKWLEDFRLPEYRLEKRDGQFVLDFPGLWLETSMWEIPALAIINELRSRAAMKLYGPFTLDVLYARAKAKMWEKVERLQKLPDLRISDFGTRRRHSFLWQRWCVEALKEGIGEAFTGTSNVKLAMDNDLEALGTNAHELPMVLAALAKTDEALMAAPYQVLQDWESYYGGNLKIVLPDAFGTDSFLRNAPDWVADWTGFRPDSAPAIEGGERIIAWWKERGRDPREKLLIFSDGLDVDMIEEAYLHFDGKVRMAFGWGTNLTNDFEDCAPEPNPGLMPISIVAKVSDANGRPAVKLSDNPAKATGNPDEIARYLRIFGDAGRVNHPVKV; encoded by the coding sequence ATGGCGACTTATACTGACATTGCCCGGCGGGTATACAACCACACCTGGAAGCTCGACCCCATCGTTCGCAGCCTCCTCGACACCGATTTCTACAAGCTGCTGATGTTGCAGATGATCTGGGGTCTCTACCCCAAGGTCTCGGCCACCTTCTCGCTGATCAACCGCACCAAGTCGGTGCGGCTGGCCGACGAGATCGACATCGAGGAACTGCGGGCCCAACTCGATCACGTGCGCACGTTGCGCTTCACCAAGAAGGAAATGATCTGGCTGGCCGGTAACAGCTTTTACGGCAGCAAGCAGATCTTCGAGCCGGCCTTCCTCAAGTGGCTGGAGGATTTCCGCCTGCCCGAATATCGGCTGGAAAAGCGCGACGGCCAGTTCGTGCTGGATTTTCCCGGCCTGTGGCTCGAAACCTCGATGTGGGAAATCCCCGCGCTCGCCATCATCAACGAGCTGCGCTCCCGCGCCGCCATGAAGCTTTATGGCCCGTTCACGCTCGACGTCCTCTATGCGCGCGCCAAGGCCAAGATGTGGGAAAAGGTGGAGCGGCTGCAGAAGCTCCCCGATTTGCGCATTTCCGATTTCGGTACCCGCCGCCGCCACTCCTTCCTGTGGCAGCGCTGGTGTGTCGAGGCGCTCAAGGAGGGGATCGGCGAGGCCTTTACCGGCACGTCCAACGTCAAGCTGGCCATGGACAATGATCTGGAAGCGCTCGGCACCAATGCGCATGAACTGCCCATGGTGCTGGCTGCCCTGGCCAAGACCGACGAGGCCCTGATGGCCGCGCCCTACCAGGTGCTGCAGGATTGGGAGAGCTACTATGGCGGCAATCTCAAGATCGTGCTGCCCGATGCCTTCGGCACCGACAGCTTCCTGCGCAATGCGCCCGACTGGGTCGCCGACTGGACCGGCTTCCGCCCGGACAGCGCCCCGGCCATCGAGGGCGGCGAACGCATCATTGCCTGGTGGAAGGAACGCGGCCGCGACCCGCGCGAGAAGCTGCTGATCTTCTCCGATGGCCTGGACGTCGACATGATCGAAGAAGCCTACCTGCATTTCGACGGCAAGGTGCGCATGGCCTTCGGCTGGGGCACCAACCTCACCAACGATTTCGAGGACTGCGCCCCCGAGCCCAATCCGGGGCTGATGCCCATTTCGATCGTGGCCAAGGTCAGCGATGCCAATGGCAGGCCGGCGGTGAAGCTGAGCGACAACCCGGCCAAGGCCACTGGCAATCCCGACGAAATCGCCCGCTATCTCCGCATTTTCGGCGATGCCGGCAGGGTCAACCACCCCGTAAAGGTCTAG
- a CDS encoding SDR family NAD(P)-dependent oxidoreductase — protein MSHPDFSLSGKVAVVTGASMGIGHGLAKAVAAAGARVAVASRDKEKLDRLVSEIQAEGGEAAAFTLDVRNVNSIGPTFAAIRAHFGAVDILVNNAGLGDNHPAEDVTEADWDGMMAVNLKGSFFVAQAAGRIMLAQGAGRIVNISSQAGSVGIRDHAVYCATKGGVDQFTRVLALEWGHRGVTVNAVAPTFIYTPGTAERLDQPDYLKGVLDRLPIGRVGTIGDVAGAVIYLASPAGGLVNGAVLMVDGGWTAQ, from the coding sequence ATGAGCCATCCCGATTTCAGCCTTTCCGGCAAGGTTGCCGTGGTGACCGGCGCCAGCATGGGCATCGGCCATGGCCTGGCCAAGGCGGTCGCGGCGGCCGGGGCGCGCGTCGCCGTGGCATCGCGCGACAAGGAAAAGCTCGACCGGCTGGTCAGTGAAATCCAGGCCGAAGGCGGCGAAGCGGCAGCCTTTACCCTCGATGTGCGCAATGTGAATTCGATCGGTCCCACTTTTGCGGCGATCCGGGCGCATTTCGGCGCGGTCGATATCCTGGTCAACAATGCGGGGCTCGGGGACAACCACCCGGCCGAGGACGTGACCGAGGCCGATTGGGACGGCATGATGGCGGTCAACCTCAAGGGCAGCTTCTTCGTCGCCCAGGCCGCTGGGCGCATCATGCTGGCGCAGGGTGCGGGCCGCATCGTCAATATCAGTTCGCAGGCCGGCAGCGTCGGCATCCGCGACCATGCGGTCTATTGCGCCACCAAGGGGGGCGTCGACCAGTTCACCCGCGTGCTGGCCCTCGAATGGGGCCATCGCGGCGTCACGGTCAACGCGGTGGCGCCCACCTTCATCTATACGCCGGGCACCGCCGAGCGGCTCGACCAGCCCGACTATCTCAAGGGCGTGCTCGACCGGCTGCCGATCGGGCGCGTCGGCACGATCGGCGACGTGGCGGGCGCGGTGATCTACCTTGCCTCGCCCGCTGGCGGCCTGGTCAATGGCGCCGTGCTGATGGTGGATGGCGGCTGGACCGCGCAATAG
- a CDS encoding VOC family protein: MNAVPNGYTTITPWIIGQNTAGLMDFLARAFGAEDLGRMEVGGRIGHAEMRIGSGVVMMFDAPEGWAPTPAFIRLFMPDAQSAFDAAVRAGAEVVTEPTMLAFGDKVGRVRDPFGNIWWLQQRVEDVSQDEMMRRWSDPQWTRAMDYLQTSLAQSGPKRPDDPR, translated from the coding sequence ATGAACGCTGTGCCCAATGGTTATACCACGATCACGCCCTGGATTATCGGTCAGAATACTGCTGGCCTGATGGATTTTCTGGCCCGCGCCTTTGGCGCGGAGGATCTGGGCCGGATGGAGGTAGGCGGCCGGATCGGCCATGCCGAGATGCGTATCGGATCGGGCGTTGTGATGATGTTCGACGCGCCCGAAGGCTGGGCGCCGACGCCGGCATTCATTCGCCTCTTTATGCCGGATGCCCAGTCGGCGTTCGATGCGGCAGTGCGGGCGGGTGCCGAAGTGGTGACCGAACCCACGATGCTCGCATTCGGCGACAAGGTGGGTCGGGTGCGCGACCCGTTCGGCAATATCTGGTGGCTGCAACAGCGCGTCGAGGATGTGAGCCAGGACGAGATGATGCGTCGTTGGAGTGATCCGCAATGGACCAGGGCGATGGACTATCTGCAGACCAGCCTCGCGCAGTCGGGGCCGAAGCGACCTGACGATCCGCGCTAG